In Pongo abelii isolate AG06213 chromosome 5, NHGRI_mPonAbe1-v2.0_pri, whole genome shotgun sequence, a single genomic region encodes these proteins:
- the GUCA1B gene encoding guanylyl cyclase-activating protein 2, translating to MRRERALWLKRSEAEGFLEEGTLELSLEGWDNTIDFLEYVAALNLVLRGTLEHKLKWTFKIYDKDGNGCIDRLELLNIVEGIYQLKKACRRELQTEQGQLLTPEEVVDRIFLLVDENGDGQLSLNEFVEGARRDKWVMKMLQMDMNPSSWLAQQRRKSAMF from the exons ATGAGGAGGGAGAGAGCACTATGGCTGAAGAGGTCAGAGGctgaaggcttcctggaggaggggaccCTTGAGCTCAGCCTTGAAGGATGG GACAACACCATCGACTTCCTGGAGTACGTGGCAGCTCTGAATCTCGTGCTGAGGGGCACCCTGGAGCACAAGCTGAAGTGGACCTTCAAGATCTATGATAAGGACGGCAATGGCTGCATCGACCGCCTGGAGCTACTCAACATTGTGGAG GGAATTTACCAGCTGAAGAAAGCCTGCCGGCGAGAGCTACAAACTGAGCAAGGCCAGCTGCTCACGCCCGAGGAGGTCGTGGACAGGATCTTCCTCCTGGTGGATGAGAATGGAGATG GCCAGCTGTCTCTGAACGAGTTTGTTGAAGGTGCCCGTCGGGACAAGTGGGTGATGAAGATGCTACAGATGGACATGAATCCCAGCAGCTGGCTCGCTCAGCAGAGACGGAAAAGTGCCATGTTCTGA